From a region of the Sesamum indicum cultivar Zhongzhi No. 13 linkage group LG3, S_indicum_v1.0, whole genome shotgun sequence genome:
- the LOC105157878 gene encoding 1-phosphatidylinositol-3-phosphate 5-kinase FAB1B isoform X3 has translation MSGSPVHNTFHSQISEEVQKIVRQDVEHDISEDCEAPSSLYVAEDVDAEPVDFENNGVLWLPPEPEDEEDEREALLFDDDDDDDGDAVGEWKNFRSSSSFGSGESRSRDKSNEEHKRAMKNVVDGHFRALVAQLLQVENLLAEDENDKEGWLEIITALSWEAATLLKPDTSKGGQMDPGGYVKVKCLASGRRSESLVVKGVVCKKNVAHRRMTSKVEKPRLLILGGALEYQRVSNALSSFDTLLQQEMDHLKMAVAKIDAHNPDILLVEKSVSRHAQEYLLAKNITLVLNIKRTLLERIARCTGTQIVPSIDHLSSQKLGYCDMFHVERFLEEHGSAGQAGKKLVKTLMYFEGCPKPLGCTILLQGANGDELKKVKHVLQYGVFAAYHLALETSFLADEGASLPQLPLNSPITVALPEKPSVVDRSISTVPGFAVTAGEKTPGSQYVGEPQRSNSVPTSDLIKVTGASIQGKECSGTYNLPVPIGSQHAEPLLLSSVKDFLHSALDEPSVHHASVDQGIVDLAMSSEAKPFEVDRLAATGDSHLSSDLGVSIIAGNDYCNIDATPNASELSFLQTDVKLPEEQTALKEEFPPSPSDHQSILVSLSSRCVWNGTVCERSHLFRIKYYGSFDKPLGRFLRDHLFDQNYICRSCDMPAEAHVQCYTHRQGTLTISVKKLPEIILPGETDGKIWMWHRCLKCPRANGFPPATRRVVMSDAAWGLSFGKFLELSFSNHAAASRVASCGHSLHRDCLRFYGFGKMVACFRYASIDVHSVYLPPPKLDFNYETQEWIERELNEVVRRAELLFSEVLKALYLLVEKKSGRSLLNGGMNITESRGQIADLEGMLQKEKSEFEESIQKILNKEAKKGQPIIDILELNRLRRQLIFQSYMWDHRLIYADSVDVENEPDVVEVTSSEPIQKPPSDTEKNLDRNALVKISKFLGNSESIAAVTKPEQNPDHGVSDMPNNHSEISHQRSDVFLNSDHGNQNPLALSHGTQATDESDPLLSGATVRRALSDGQAPVSLSDTLDAAWTGESHPCTGIPKNNSFSGLVEAHTSSAVGVSDKLDVEDHKDDLTMSKVSQSPSVSSTKGSDNAEDTVSWLGMPFVSFYRSLNINFLGTAQKLDTLSEYNPVYISSFRESELQGGARLLLPVGANDTVIPVYDDEPTSIISYALVSPDYFVQLSDEPDRPKDTAESLISMQSLDSGNFPSFHSLDEMLESYRSLGSVDESFLSLTSSRNSSSLDPLSHTKALHARVSFGDDGPLGKVKYTVTCYYAKRFEALRRICCPSEVDFIRSLSRCKKWGAQGGKSNVFFAKTLDDRFIIKQVTKTELESFIKFAPGYFKYLSESVGSRSPTCLAKILGIYQVTSKHLKGGKETKMDVLVMENLLFGRNITRLYDLKGSSRSRYNPDSSGSNKVLLDQNLIEAMPTSPIFVGNKAKRLLERAVWNDTAFLASIDVMDYSLLVGVDEEKHELVLGIIDFMRQYTWDKHLETWVKASGILGGPKNASPTVISPKQYKRRFRKAMTTYFLMVPDQWSPPTIVPSKSQTELSEDSSQHGQSLTSAE, from the exons ATGAGCGGCTCTCCTGTACATAATACTTTTCATTCGCAAATTTCTGAAGAAGTCCAGAAGATTGTGAGACAGGATGTCGAACATGATATTAGTGAGGATTGTGAGGCACCTTCATCATTGTATGTGGCTGAGGATGTTGATGCTGAACCTGTGGACTTTGAAAACAACGGAGTTCTTTGGCTCCCTCCTGAAccagaagatgaagaagatgaaagGGAAGCACTTTTATTTGATGacgacgatgatgatgatggggaTGCTGTTGGAGAATGGAAAAATTTTCGTAGTTCAAGCAGCTTTGGGAGTGGGGAGTCTCGAAGTAGGGACAAATCCAATGAGGAGCACAAGAGAGCTATGAAGAATGTGGTTGACGGTCATTTTCGGGCTTTAGTAGCTCAACTCTTGCAGGTGGAGAATTTGCTTGCAGAGGATGAAAATGACAAAGAGGGTTGgttagaaataattacagCATTATCGTGGGAGGCTGCAACATTGTTGAAGCCAGACACAAGCAAGGGGGGGCAAATGGATCCGGGGGGATATGTGAAAGTAAAATGTTTGGCTTCAGGGCGTCGAAGTGAGAG TTTGGTGGTCAAAGGAGTTGTTTGCAAGAAGAATGTTGCTCATCGACGGATGACATCAAAAGTAGAGAAACCTCGCTTGCTAATCCTCGGAGGGGCTCTCGAATACCAGCGGGTTTCTAATGCTCTTTCAAGCTTTGATACTCTGTTGCAACAG GAAATGGATCATCTTAAAATGGCTGTTGCAAAGATAGATGCACATAATCCTGATATTCTTCTGGTGGAGAAATCTGTTTCTCGACATGCACAGGAATACCTTCTTGCAAAAAACATTACGcttgttttaaatattaaaagaacaCTTTTGGAGCGCATAGCCCGCTGCACTGGCACCCAGATTGTTCCTTCGATTGATCATCTATCATCGCAGAAATTAGGATACTGCGACATGTTCCATGTTGAGAGGTTCTTAGAGGAGCATGGCAGTGCTGGTCAAGCTGGGAAGAAGCTGGTGAAGACACTGATGTATTTTGAAGGTTGTCCAAAGCCACTGGGCTGCACG ATATTACTTCAAGGTGCCAATGGTGATGAGTTAAAGAAAGTGAAGCACGTTTTGCAATATGGAGTTTTTGCAGCTTATCACTTGGCTCTGGAGACTTCTTTTCTTGCTGATGAAGGTGCCTCTTTGCCACAACTTCCATTGAACTCCCCAATTACGGTGGCACTTCCAGAGAAACCATCTGTCGTTGACAGGTCTATATCAACCGTACCTGGTTTTGCAGTTACAGCCGGTGAAAAAACTCCTGGTTCTCAATATGTTGGTGAACCACAGAGGTCTAATAGTGTGCCAACTTCAGATCTCATAAAGGTAACAGGTGCATCCATTCAGGGGAAAGAATGTTCAGGGACATATAACCTTCCTGTTCCAATTGGTTCTCAGCATGCCGAGCCGCTTCTCTTGTCTTCTGTCAAAGATTTTCTTCACTCTGCTTTAGATGAGCCCTCGGTTCATCATGCATCAGTAGATCAAGGCATTGTTGATTTGGCCATGTCTTCAGAGGCAAAACCTTTTGAAGTGGACAGACTTGCTGCCACCGGAGATAGCCATCTCTCTAGTGATCTTGGAGTCTCAATAATTGCTGGAAATGATTACTGTAATATTGATGCTACCCCAAATGCTTCAGAGCTATCATTTTTGCAAACTGACGTAAAACTTCCTGAAGAACAAACTGCTTTGAAAGAAGAGTTTCCTCCTTCTCCGTCAGACCATCAAAGCATCTTAGTCTCCTTATCATCTAGATGTGTATGGAACGGCACTGTCTGCGAAAGATCCCATCTGTTTCGGATCAAGTATTATGGTAGCTTTGATAAGCCATTGGGTCGATTTTTACGCGATCATTTATTTGATCAG AATTATATATGTCGCTCATGTGATATGCCTGCTGAAGCTCATGTTCAGTGTTACACTCATCGACAAGGTACCCTTACAATCTCTGTGAAGAAACTACctgaaattattttacctGGTGAAACAGATGGAAAGATTTGGATGTGGCACCGTTGCTTGAAGTGTCCAAGAGCTAATGGCTTCCCACCTGCAACCAGAAGGGTTGTAATGTCTGATGCTGCATGGGGATTGTCCTTCGGGAAGTTTCTGGAGCTAAGCTTTTCAAACCATGCTGCTGCTAGCAGAGTGGCAAGCTGCGGCCATTCTTTACATAGAGACTGTCTCCGGTTCTATGG ATTTGGGAAAATGGTTGCTTGCTTTCGTTATGCATCAATTGATGTTCATTCAGTGTACCTGCCTCCCCCAAAACTTGATTTCAACTATGAAACTCAGGAGTGGATAGAACGAGAATTGAATGAG GTGGTTAGGCGAGCTGAGCTTTTGTTCTCTGAAGTGCTAAAAGCTCTTTATCTTCTGGTAGAAAAGAAATCAGGCCGAAGTCTGCTCAATGGTGGCATGAACATTACTGAATCAAGGGGCCAGATAGCAGATCTAGAAGGAATGTTGCAGAAGGAGAAGTCAGAATTTGAG GAATCAATccagaaaattttgaacaaggAGGCAAAAAAAGGCCAACCTATCATTGATATTCTGGAGCTTAATCGACTCCGAAGACAACTAATCTTCCAGTCTTACATGTGGGACCACCGCCTAATATATGCAGATAGTGTAGATGTTGAGAACGAACCCGATGTTGTGGAGGTTACCTCTTCAGAGCCCATTCAGAAACCGCCCAGTGATACTGAGAAGAATCTTGACAGAAATGCCCTAGTTAAGATTAGTAAGTTTTTAGGTAATTCTGAGTCTATTGCTGCAGTTACAAAGCCTGAACAAAATCCGGATCATGGGGTAAGTGATATGCCCAACAATCACTCTGAGATCAGCCATCAAAGAAGCGATGTATTTCTTAACTCTGATCATGGAAATCAAAATCCACTTGCACTTTCTCATGGGACACAGGCCACTGATGAATCTGATCCTCTGTTATCCGGTGCTACTGTTCGTAGAGCACTCTCTGATGGGCAAGCTCCTGTTTCTTTATCAGATACCCTTGATGCAGCATGGACTGGTGAGAGTCACCCTTGTACTGGAATCCCCAAAAACAATAGTTTTTCTGGATTAGTTGAAGCACATACTTCATCCGCCGTTGGAGTATCTGACAAGTTGGACGTGGAAGACCATAAGGACGACCTTACCATGTCTAAGGTGTCTCAGTCACCTTCAGTGTCGTCCACCAAAGGTTCGGATAATGCGGAAGATACTGTAAGCTGGTTAGGTATGCCGTTTGTAAGTTTCTATCGATcgttaaacataaattttctagGGACTGCTCAGAAATTGGATACACTGAGTGAATATAATCCAGTATACATCTCGTCGTTTCGGGAGTCCGAACTCCAAGGTGGGGCGCGGTTGCTCCTACCTGTGGGAGCTAATGACACTGTTATTCCGGTGTATGATGATGAGCCAACAAGTATTATATCATATGCGCTCGTTTCGCCTGATTATTTTGTCCAGCTATCAGATGAGCCTGACCGGCCAAAGGACACTGCAGAGTCTTTGATTTCTATGCAGTCCCTTGATTCTGGGAACTTTCCGTCATTTCATTCTTTGGACGAAATGTTGGAATCTTACAGAAGTCTTGGATCTGTAGACGAGAGCTTTTTATCCTTAACAAGTTCTCGTAATTCCTCATCTTTGGATCCCCTCTCACATACAAAGGCTTTGCATGCCAGAGTGTCTTTTGGGGATGATGGACCTCTTGGGAAAGTCAAATACACCGTTACCTGTTACTATGCTAAGCGTTTCGAAGCCTTGAGGAGGATATGTTGTCCATCTGAGGTGGATTTTATTAGATCCCTCAGCCGCTGCAAGAAGTGGGGAGCACAAGGTGGCAAGAGCAATGTCTTCTTTGCAAAAACTTTGGACGATCGATTTATAATCAAGCAAGTTACAAAGACTGAGCTGGAATCCTTCATCAAGTTCGCTCCAGGTTACTTTAAGTATCTTTCTGAATCAGTTGGCTCCCGAAGTCCAACATGCCTGGCAAAGATACTTGGGATTTATCAG GTTACATCCAAACATCTCAAAGGAGGGaaggaaacaaaaatggaTGTACTGGTTATGGAGAATCTTCTGTTTGGAAGAAACATTACAAGGCTTTATGATCTGAAAGGATCTTCCCGATCACGGTATAATCCTGATTCTTCTGGAAGTAATAAGGTTTTGTTAGACCAGAACTTGATTGAGGCGATGCCTACTTCTCCAATTTTCGTTGGAAACAAAGCCAAAAGACTATTAGAACGAGCAGTCTGGAACGATACTGCTTTCCTTGCT TCAATAGATGTGATGGACTACTCGCTCCTAGTTGGGGTCGATGAAGAGAAGCATGAGCTTGTTCTTGGAATTATCGACTTTATGAGACAATATACATGGGACAAGCACCTCGAAACTTGGGTTAAAGCTTCAGGTATCCTAGGCGGACCCAAAAATGCTTCTCCAACCGTAATTTCTCCAAAGCAATACAAGAGGAGATTCCGAAAAGCCATGACCACCTATTTTCTGATGGTTCCTGATCAATGGTCGCCCCCGACAATTGTGCCTAGCAAGTCTCAGACCGAGTTGTCCGAAGATAGCTCACAGCATGGGCAAAGCTTGACGTCTGCTGAGTAA